Within Paenibacillus albicereus, the genomic segment TTTTTTCATTTAAAAAAATGGATGGAGACATGCCCCTGCCCCCTGTCCGCATAGACTGGTCTACGGACGCGCTCTGCACCTCGCCGCTCTCTCCATGGCGGCGGCAGAGCCGATTACGGCCAAGCGGAAAAGAGAGGTTGCCATGACGAAACAAACGTTCATCAAGGGAGCGATGATCCTGCTTGCCGCAGGCGTCGTCAACCGCATCCTCGGCTTCGTGCCCCGGATCGCGCTGCCCCGGGTCATCGGCGCCGAAGGCGTCGGCCTGTACCAGCTCTGCTATCCTTTTCTCGGCGTCCTGCTGACGCTCATTACCGGCGGCATCCCGGTGGCTGTCGCCAAATGGGTCGCCGAAGCCGAATCTCAAGGCAGCGGCGCGAGGGTTCGCCAGATTTTCCGCGCCGCGATGGGACTGACCGTCGCCCTCGCCCTGCTCATGACGAGCGTCATGCTGCTGTCCGCCAAGTGGATCACGACGCAGGTGCTGACCGACCCGCGGGTGTACGAGGCGTTTCTGGTCATGGCGCCGATGCTTCTGCTCATCGGCGTCTCCTCCGTCTATCGCGGGTATTTCCAGGGCAAGCAGAACATGATCCCGACCGCCCAGTCGCAGGTCGTGGAGACGGTGCTGCGGATCGCCGCCCAGCTGACGCTCGCCGCGCTGCTGCTGCCGATGGGCCTGCAGTGGGCGGCGGCCGGCGCGATGATGGGCACCGTGATCGGCGAGGTGGCGGCGCTGCTCGTCATGCTGCATCATGCGCGCAAGGACGCCCGCGACCGGACCGGGCTGAAAGCGCCGGCTGCCGAAGTCGCGGTGCCGCTGGAGCCGCTGCCCCCCGGCAGGGCCCCGGTGCTCCGCAGGCTGCTCCGCCTGTCCGTGCCGATCACCGGCAGCCGGCTCGTCGGATCGCTGTCGTACCTGCTCGAGTCCATCCTGACCGCCCGCAGCCTCGCGGCCGCCGGCATCGCGACGGGAGCCGCTACGGCCCAGTACGGCGCGCTCCAAGGGATGATCATCCCGCTGCTGCTGCTCCCGACCGCGCTCACCTACTCCCTGTCCGTGTCGCTCGTCCCTTCGCTGTCGGCGGCCGCGGCGCGCGGCGACCGCGCGGCCATCCACTTGCGGCTGCATCAGTCGCTGCGGCTCGCTCTCGTCAGCGGCGCCCCCTTCGTCGTCATCATGGGGCTGCTCGCCGAGCCGCTTTGCCGCATTCTGTACGACCATGCCGAGATCGCGCCGCTGCTCGCGCTGCTCGCTCCCGTCGGCATCTTCATCTATCTGCAAGGACCGCTTCAAGCCGCGCTGCAAGCGTTAGACAAGCCAGGCACGGCGCTTCTGAACACGTCGATCGGCGCCGCCGTGAAGCTGTATCTGATCGTCGAGCTGGCCTCCCGTCCGGAGCTCGGCATCTACGGCGCCGTCATCGCCATCTCCGTGAATATCGCGCTCGTCACGCTGCTGCACGGAATCAGCGTGCTGAGGATTTCCGGCTTTCGCATGCAGCTGCCCGACTTCATCAAGGTCGGCGCCGCGATGGTCATCATGGGAGCGGCCTGCCGCTGGATCATGTCCCACCATCCGCTGACGCTCGAATGGCTCGGCCTGGCCCTCGCCTGCGCGGTCAGCGCGCTCCTTTACTTGGCGCTGATGGCCGTCATGGGCATCATCAACCGGCATGACCTCCGCCGCATCCCCGGCATCGGGCGCTGGTTCGGATAAGCCGGACGCGAAAAGGAAAGAGCAGCCGCGGCATGCGGCTGCTCAAGGCTTCTTCTTGATGTCGACGAACAGCTCTCCCTTGTGGTCGACCGAGCAGAAAAAGACCTGCTTGTAATCCGACACGTTGAACTTCCGCAGCTGCTGCTTCAGCCAGAATCGATTCTTCTCCAGCTTTTCCAGGCTTTTGTCAAGCACCTTTCCATCCATGATGAGTGGAATCGGCAGCGTTTCGAATCGATAGCTGACCGGCAGCTTCAACTGCACCGGCTTGTCCCGCACGTCGTCGCCGGCACTCCCCGCTTCGGATCCGCTGCTGCCCTCGCCGGCCGGAGCGTCCCCTTTCCCTCCGCCGCCCGAGCCGTTCCTTTGCTGTTCCTTGGGGATGACCGACAGCTTGCCGCTCGTCTCCAGAATCGCGAACTCGACGTCCGCCACGCGCGCGACCTGGTTCTCCCTCAGCTGCTGCAGCAGGTCGTCCAAATTGTAGCGCTGCTTGCGCATCTCCTCCGGATCGAGCTTGCCGCCGGCGATGATGACGCTCGGCTTGCCGTCGAACAGCAGGCGCAGGCGCCGGTTCTTCATGCTGATGAAGGCGATGCCGACCTGAATCGCCATCAGGATGACCATCGGCACGATGCCGTCCAGCATCGGCCGCTCCGTATCCTCGATGACGAGCACGGCGATCTCGGCGATCATGAAC encodes:
- the spoVB gene encoding stage V sporulation protein B; its protein translation is MTKQTFIKGAMILLAAGVVNRILGFVPRIALPRVIGAEGVGLYQLCYPFLGVLLTLITGGIPVAVAKWVAEAESQGSGARVRQIFRAAMGLTVALALLMTSVMLLSAKWITTQVLTDPRVYEAFLVMAPMLLLIGVSSVYRGYFQGKQNMIPTAQSQVVETVLRIAAQLTLAALLLPMGLQWAAAGAMMGTVIGEVAALLVMLHHARKDARDRTGLKAPAAEVAVPLEPLPPGRAPVLRRLLRLSVPITGSRLVGSLSYLLESILTARSLAAAGIATGAATAQYGALQGMIIPLLLLPTALTYSLSVSLVPSLSAAAARGDRAAIHLRLHQSLRLALVSGAPFVVIMGLLAEPLCRILYDHAEIAPLLALLAPVGIFIYLQGPLQAALQALDKPGTALLNTSIGAAVKLYLIVELASRPELGIYGAVIAISVNIALVTLLHGISVLRISGFRMQLPDFIKVGAAMVIMGAACRWIMSHHPLTLEWLGLALACAVSALLYLALMAVMGIINRHDLRRIPGIGRWFG
- a CDS encoding DUF421 domain-containing protein; this translates as MDFGSLLLRTILIYFVVFLIMRLMGKREIGKMSVFDLVISFMIAEIAVLVIEDTERPMLDGIVPMVILMAIQVGIAFISMKNRRLRLLFDGKPSVIIAGGKLDPEEMRKQRYNLDDLLQQLRENQVARVADVEFAILETSGKLSVIPKEQQRNGSGGGGKGDAPAGEGSSGSEAGSAGDDVRDKPVQLKLPVSYRFETLPIPLIMDGKVLDKSLEKLEKNRFWLKQQLRKFNVSDYKQVFFCSVDHKGELFVDIKKKP